The genome window AATGTtcaagagaagaagaaaaaaaaaagaatgcTCGCATCTGCAGGTTGTGTGATTCTCATCCTTACCTCATCGACCCATGGTTGGCTCAAATCCAGAGCAGAGCTACAAGATGAACACCAGCAAAATCTTCTACCGCAAAATTTTAGAAAGGTCTTATCAAGTTCTGGGCATTTGGTTTTTTTaaacttcggttcggtttttcggtttaAAAAACTTCGGTTTTCTAGACATTAGAAACCGATCGGTTTTCTTGAAAATAAAAAACCGAGGAGTTTGGTTTCGATTTTTTACTTCGGTTGTTCGGTAAAACCCAAACACTATACAAGCGTACATAATTAGAAAGCTATCAGGCGTACATATAGCTATCAGGACATCAGATAGACAGAATGTAGACAGAATTTAGGAATACATGGTACATCACATAAATAATAATAAGTTCATTCCAACAAAGACACAGAGTTGACAGTAAATCAATAAATCAAAGAGGTAATTCTCATAAAAAAGTTCATTCTAACAGCAAATAAACAACAGTATAGGCGTACAGCACCAGCCGGCAGCCACCAGCCACCAGCTGACCAGCAGATAAACAACAGTAGTGCAGTACAGCACCAGCACACGGCAGCACTCCAGGAAGGCAGGAACCACCGAACCAAGATTATTACACACAGCGACAACAACAGTAGATAAACAACAGTACAGCACCAACACGGCAGCACTCCAGTAGACCAGTAGACAACAATTTCAGTTTGCACTTTGCAGTCAGCTGAGTCCTTGACACTTTGAGAGCACACGCCTGGCAGCCTGCAATCTCCTGCAGTCCTGCTTAACAATATGGCAATATCAATACACTTATACACCATCCAACTATGTGAAATAAATTCCCATACCATTATCAAGATTCAATAGTAGTCCCCTCCTTCGAAATGGTAAGGCCACCAATATCTGTACAGTTGCATTCTCAATAAGTATATAAAATATGTTTGATTAAATATATTCAGAACTAGTTTCATAGTTTGTACCTTCCTCAAGCTTAGCCATTTCTTCGGTATTCTCTTCAACATTAATAATGTTGGATCCACGAATCCAATCATTGGCACAAATCAAGCGCTCGACCATTGTTGGTGTGAGCGAGCTCCTAAAATCATCTAGTGTTCTTCCACCCGAACTAAATGCTGACTCAGATGCTACTGTTGATATCGGAATAGCTAAAAGGTCACGGGCCATGCGAGCAAGTATTGGCAGTCTAGTAGCATTGTCCTTCCACCAATTAAGAATGTCAAAACCAGTCTTATCTTCCTCACTGTCCTCAGATAAATACTTATCTAGTTCAGACTTGACAGTAATATTTCCACTCCCATTATTGTTCATTTGTTGAGCAACTATAGACCTCATCAACCGTTTGCTATGTGATGGCTGCTCTTTAGAGTCATTTGGTTGTGGTGTCTTCTCAGCTGGAGCATACATATCTTTGTACTCATCAAACAAGAAACGAAAAGAAGTGTTTACTGTTGTCCATAATTTCTCTCCAACGTCTTCACCAAACATTACCATGGTAGCCAACTTTACATAATTAGAAAGCTTGTACCTTGGATCaattgtgatagtcgcctagaggggggggtgaatagggcgaaactgaaatttacaaaaataatcacaactacaagccgggttagcgttagaaatataaacgagtccgcaagagagggcgcaaaacaaatcgtaagcaaataagagtgtgacacgcggatttgttttaccgaggttcggttctcgcaaacctactccccgttgaggaggccactaaggccgggtctttttcaaccctttccctctctcaaacgatcccacggatcgagtgagctttctcttcttctcaatcaaccgggaacaaaacttccccgcaagggccaccacacaattggtgcctcttgccttggttacaattgagtatgatcacaagaataaatgagaaagaaaagaatgcgatccaagcgcaagagctcgaaagaacacaagcaaatcactctcgctagtcactaagggcttgagtggaattggagaggatttgatctatttggtgtgtctagatttgaatgctagagctcttgtagtagttgagaagtggaaaacttggatggcaatgaatgtgggatggttggggtatttatagccccaaccaccaaaagtgaccgttgctggcagcctctgttcgatggcgcaccggacagtccggtgtacaccggacagtccggtgcctctgccacgtcaccattgccgttggattctgaccgttgaagcttctgacttgtgggcccgccgaggtgtccggtgcacaccggacatgcactgtttgatgtccggtgcaccggtatgggcagccctgacgtctgcgcgcgctgcgcgcgcatttaatgctccgcagggagccgttggcgccgcagagagccgttgctccgctggcacaccggacagtccggtgcacaccggacagtccggtgaattatagcggagcggctgtcgtgaaaacccgaggatgacgagttccggaggccgcggttcgttggcgcaccggacatgtccggtgcacaccggacagtccggtgaattatagcgcgccggcctccgcgaattcccgagggcgaagggttgaagtcgaagtcctctggcgaagggtagaaaacgaagtctacgggcgcaccggacactgtccggtgcacaccggacagtccggtgcctccagccagaggtgccctcggttgccttattgctcctttgttgaatccaacacttggtctttttattggctagatgtgaaccttttgcacctgtataacttatacactagagcaaactagtcagtccaatatttgtgttgggcaattcaaccaccaaaattatttaggaactaggtgtaagcctaattccctttcaatctccccctttttggtgattgatgccaacacaaaccaaagcaaatatagaagtgcataattgaactagtttacataatgtaagtgcaaaggttacttggaattgagccaatataaatactcatatgatgcgcatggattgttttctttgtttttgacatattggaccacatttgcaccaagggttttgtttttgcaaattcttttcaaagtcattttgcaagatagtcaaaggtaaatgaatgagatttgcaaagcattttcaagttttgaaattttctccctttgtccaaatgcttttcctttgactaaacaaaactccccctcaaataaagtctcctcttagtgttcaagagggttttaagatatcaagtttgaaaatactacttgctccccctttagaacacaaagagataccaattttgaaatttatcaattgaaaaatcatcAAATTTTTAAGATtagggtggtgcggtccttttgctttgggctcatactttctccccctttggcatgaatcgccaaaaacggatactttgagtgagatataagccctttatgtactttctccccttttggtcataaaatgaataagtgaagattataccaacgttggagagtgatgcggagcgacagcgaaggatgagtagtagagtggagtggaagcctttgtcttcgccgaagactccaattccctttcaatatacctatgacttgatttgaaattctcttgaaaacacattagtcatagcatattaaagagacatgatcaaaggtatatttatgagctatgtgtgcaagactaacaaaagaaattcctagaatcaagaatattaagctcatgcctaagtcgggTAAAAGATtgctcatcaagtggcttggtaaagatatcggctaattgatctttagtgttaatgtaagaaatctcgatatcccccttttgttggtgatcccgaagaaaatgataccgaatggctatgtgcttagtgcggctgtgctcgacgggattgtcggccattttgattgcactctcattgtcacatagcaaagggactttggttaatttgtaaccgtagtcccgcagggtttgcctcatccaaagtaattgtgcgcaacaatgacctgcggcaatatactcagcttcggcggtggaaagagcgaccgaattttgcttctttgaagcccatgacaccaaggatcttcccaagaactggcaagtccccgatgtgctcttcctattgatcttacaccccgcccaatcggcatccgaataaccaatcaaatcaaaagtggatccccgagggtaccaaagcccaaacttaggagtataagccaaatatctcaagattcgttttacggccgtaaggtgtgattccttagggtcgacttgaaatcttgcacacatgcaaacggaaagcataatgtccggtcgagatgcacataaataaagcaatgaaccaatcatcgaccggtataccttttgatccacggacttacctcccgtgtcgaggtcgagatgcccatttgttcccatgggtgtcttgatgggcttggcgtccttcattccaaacttgcttagaatatcttgagtatacttcgtttggctgatgaaggtgccctcttggagttgcttgacttgaaatcctaggaaatatttcaactcccccatcatcgacatctcgaatttttgtgtcatgatcctactaaattcttcacatgtagatttgttagtagacccaaatatgatatcgtcaacataaatttggcatacaaacaaatcattgtcaagagtcttagtgaataaagtaggatcggccttgccgactttgaagccatttgcaataaggaaatctctaaggcattcataccatgctcttggggcttgcttgagcccataaagcgccttagagagcctataaacatggttaggatactcactgtcttcaaagccgggaggttgctcaacatagacctcttccttgattggtccattgaggaaggcactcttcacgtccatttgataaagcttgaagccatggtaagtagcataggctaataatatgtgaattgactcaagcctagctacgggtgcataggtttcaccgaaatccaaaccttcgacttgtgaataccccttggccacgagtcgagctttgttccttgtcaccacaccatgctcatcttgcttgttgcggaagacccacttggttcctacaacattttgattaggacgtggaactaaatgccatacctcattccttgtgaaattgttgagctcctcttgcatcgccatcacccaatccgaatcttgaagtgcttcctctaccctgtgtggctcaatagaggaaacaaacgagtaatgttcacaaaaatgtgcaacccgagatcgagtagttacccccttatgaatgtcgccgaggatggtgtcgacggggtgatctcgttgtattgcttggtggactcttgggtgtggcggccttggttgatcatcctccttttcttcatcatttgcatctccccctcgatcgttgccgtcattttgaggtggctcatcttcttgatcttcttgttcaacatcttgagcctcatcctcaccttgagttggtggagatgcttgcattgaggaggatggttgatcttgtgcatttggaggctcttcggattccttaggacacacatccccgatggacatgttccttagcgctatgcatggagcctgttcttcacctatctcatcaagatcaacttgctctacttgagagccgttagtttcacaacgtcacaagaaacttcaacaagtcctgaggacttgttaaagactctatatgcccttgtgtttgagtcatatcctagtaaaaagccttctacagttttaggagcaaatttagattttctacctcttttaacaagaataaagcatttgctaccaaaaactctaaaatatgaaatgtttggctttttaccggttaggagttcataagatgtcttcttgaggattcgatgaagatataaccggttgatggcgtagcaggcggtgttgaccgcctcggcccaaaaccgatccggtgtcttgtactcatcaagcatggttcttgccatgtccaatagagttcgattcttcctctccactacaccattttgttgtggagtgtagggagaagagaactcatgcttgatgccctcctcctcaagaaagccttcaatttgagagttcttgaactccgtcccgttgtcgcttctaatcttcttgatcctcaagccgaacttattttgagcccgtctcaagaatccttttaaggtctcttgggtataagatttatcctgtaaaaagaacacccaagtgaagcgagaatagtcatccacaattacaagacaatacttgctaccgccgatgcttatgtaagcgatcgggccgaataagtccatgtgtaggagctccagtggcctgtcggtagtcataatatttttgtgtggatgatggatgccaacttgcttcccggcttgacatgcgctacaaatcctgtctttctcaaaatgaacattggttagtcctaaaatgtgttctccctttagaagcttatgaagattcttcattccaacatgggctagtcggcgatgccatagccaacccatattagtcttagcaactaagcaagtgtcgagttcagctctatcaaaatctaccaagtatagctgaccctctagcactcccttaaacgctattgaatcatcacttcttctaaagacagtaacaccaacatcagtaaatagacagttgtagcccatttgacataactgggatacggaaagcaaattataatctaaagaatctacgagaaaaacattagaaatggaatggtcaggggatatagcaattttacccaaacctttgaccaaaccttggtttccatccccgaatgtaatcgctcgttggggatctttgtttttctcataggaggagaacatccttttctcccctgtcatatggtttgtgcacccgctgtcgagtatccaacttgagcccccggatgcataaacctacaaaacaagtttagttctttgttttaggtacccaaacggttttgggtcctttcgcattagatacaagaactttgggtacccaaacacaagtcttggagcccttgtgtttgccctcaacaattttggcaactactttgccggatttgctagttaaaacataagatgcatcaaaagttttaaatgaaacaatatgatcatttgatgcattagtggttttctttctaggcaacttggcatgggttggttgcctagatctagatgtctcacccttatacatgaaagcatgattagggccagagtgagacttcctagaatgaattttcctaatcttgctctcaggatagccggcagggtacaaaatgtatccttcgttatcctgagacatgggagccttgcccttaacaaagttagacaagtttttaggaggggcattaattttgacattgtctcccctttggaagccaatgccgtccttaatgcccgggcgtctcccattattgagcatgcttctagcaaatttaaatttttcattttctaagtcatgctcactaatcttagcattaagttgtgctatgtgatcattttgttttttaattaaggctaagtgatcatggatagcatcaacattaacatctctacatctagtacaaatggatacatgctcaacattagatgtagaaggtttgcaagatttaagttcaacaaccttagcatgcaacaaatcatttttagttctaaggtcggaaatagtagcattgcaaacatcaaaatctttagccttagcaactagtttctcattctcatttctaaggctaacaATAgagacatttaattcatcaatcctagctagtaaatcaacattatcatttctaggatcaatgcaaacatgagaatcaaccttagcaattaatttaacattttcatttctaaggttggcaatagtgtcatggcatatgcttagctcactagataatttgttacatttttctacctctagagcataagcatttttaaccttaacatgtttcttgttttccttgattaggaagtcctcttgggagtccaagagatcatccttttcatggatggcactaattaactcatttaatttttccttttgttctatgttaaggttggcaaaaagggtacgcaagttttcctcctcatttttatcatcctcatcactagatgtttcatatttattggaggaccttgattttaccttccttttgccgtccttggccatgagacacttgtggccgatgttggggaagagaaggcccttggtgacggcgatgttggcggcgtcctcgtcgtcggaggagtcgcttgagctttcgtcggagtcccactcccgacaaacatgggcatcgccgcccttcttcttgtagtatttcttcttctcctttcttcttcccttcttgtcgtcgcccctgtcactgtcactagacataggacattttgcaatgaagtgaccgggcttaccacacttgtagcaaaccttcttggaacgaggtttgtagtccttccccttccattgcttgaggatttgcctaaagcttttgatgattagggccatctcctcattgtcgagcttggaggcgtcaattggttgtctacttggtgtagactcctccttcttctcctccgttgccttaaaggccaccggttgcgcctcggatgtggaaggctcgtcaagctcgttgatcttcttggagcccttaatcatgcattcaaaactaacaaaattcccgatgacttcctcgggggtcattagtggatatcttggattaccacgaattaattgaacttgtgtggggttaaggaaaataagagctcttagaataaccttaaccacttcgtggtcatcccattttgtactcccgaggttgcgcacttggttcaccaaggtcttgagccggttgtacatgtcttgtggctcctccccttggcgaagacggaagcgaccgagctccccctcgatcgtttcccgcttggtgatcttggtgagttcatcaccttcgtgcgccgtcttgagaagatcccaaatctctttggcgttcttcaacccttgtactttgttgtattcctccttgcttagggaggcaaggaggatggttgcggcttgggagttgaagtgctcgatttgggccacttcgtccgtgtcatagtcctcatcccctatagatggtacctgtacaccatactcaacaacatcccatatactcttgtggagagaggttagatgaaatcgcattaaattactccacatagcataatcttcaccattaaaagttggtggtttacctaatgggacggaaagtagaggtgtatgtttaggaacacgaggatagcgtaggggaatcttactatacttcttacgctcttggcgtttagaagtgacggacgccgcgtcggagccggaggtagatgtcgatgaagtgtcggtctcatagtagaccaccttcctcatcctcttgggcttgtccccactccgatgcggcttgtgagaagaggatttttccttcttctccttgtggtgagaagagggagatcttttctccttccgcttggaggagttcttcttcttctcccttctcttggtgcgggactcttccgatgaagtgctcccttagcttgtagtgggcttatcgccggtctccatctccttcttggcgtgatctcccgacatcacttcgagcggttaggctctaatgaagaaccgggctctgataccaattgatagtcgcctagaggggggggggggtgaatagggcgaaactgaaatttacaaaaataatcacaactacaagccgggttagcgttagaaatataaacgagtccgcgagagagggcgcaaaacaaatcgtaagcaaataagagtgtgacacgcggatttgttttaccgaggttcggttctcgcaaacctactccccgttgaggaggccactaaggccgggtctttttcaaccctttccctctctcaaacgatcccacggatcgagtgagctttctcttcttctcaatcaaccgggaacaaaacttccccgcaagggccaccacacaattggtgcctcttgccttggttacaattgagtatgatcacaagaataaatgagaaagaaaagaatgcgatccaagcgcaagagctcgaaagaacacaagcaaatcactctcgctagtcactaagggcttgagtggaattggagaggatttgatctatttggtgtgtctagatttgaatgctagagctcttgtagtagttgagaagtggaaaacttggatggcaatgaatgtgggatggttggggtatttatagccccaaccaccaaaagtgaccgttgctggcagcctctgttcgatggcgcaccggacagtccggtgcctctgccacgtcaccattgccgttggattctgaccgttgaagcttctgacttgtgggcccgccgaggtgtccggtgcacaccggacatgcactgtttgatgtccggtgcaccggtatgggcagccctgacgtctgcgcgcgctgcgcgcgcatttaatgctccgcagggagccgttggcgccgcagagagccgttgctccgctggcacaccggacagtccggtgcacaccggacagtccggtgaattatagcggagcggctgtcgtgaaaacccgaggatgacgagttccggaggccgcggttcgttggcgcaccggacatgtccggtgcacaccggacagtccggtgaattatagcgcgccggcctccgcgaattcccgagggcgaagggttgaagtcgaagtcctctggcgaagggtagaaaacgaagtctacgggcgcaccggacactgtccggtgcacaccggacagtccggtgcctccagccagaggtgccctcggttgccttattgctcctttgttgaatccaacacttggtctttttattggctagatgtgaaccttttgcacctgtataacttatacactagagcaaactagtcagtccaatatttgtgttgagcaattcaaccaccaaaattatttaggaactaggtgtaagcctaattccctttcaaattgCAACACAGAAAAAACAGCCAAGTTGAGTTTCTCTCCGTACTTCTCCCCCCAATATTTATAATATTTTGCAATCATTCTCTTGTCCATTTCAGCACATAAGTTGTCTTCGCTACGACACCACTCTCGCAATAAaaccaaaacatcagcaatctcGTGGAAGTAAGAATGTGAGGTTGGTTTACTTGTGACTGAAACACGAAGGGTAAGTTCATAGAAGTGCTCTAGGAATTCAGCCATTTTTCTTGCCTTTTCCCAATCTGATTTCTCAGGAACACCGAGGCCATTTTCACCTTCTAAATCTAGCCTATAGTATGGATCTTCATCACTATACCTTTCAAATGCCTTTTCATATTGTTGTGCAATATTTAGCATAAGGTATGTTGAATTCCACCTAGTGCAAACATCAAGGGTTAAAAATGCTTTGGTCTGTACTTTTGCTAATTCAGCACATTTCTTAAATTTGACTCCAGGCACAGTCATACTCCGAACAGATTGATAGGATACTCGCATCGCATTCCGTCACGCCTCCTCTAATCCACGGCCTCCCTGAGTGCGTCAGCGCCTCAAACGGTCTATCTTCCTAACGGCCCATTTCTCT of Zea mays cultivar B73 chromosome 8, Zm-B73-REFERENCE-NAM-5.0, whole genome shotgun sequence contains these proteins:
- the LOC103635338 gene encoding zinc finger BED domain-containing protein DAYSLEEPER-like; translation: MVMFGEDVGEKLWTTVNTSFRFLFDEYKDMYAPAEKTPQPNDSKEQPSHSKRLMRSIVAQQMNNNGSGNITVKSELDKYLSEDSEEDKTGFDILNWWKDNATRLPILARMARDLLAIPISTVASESAFSSGGRTLDDFRSSLTPTMVERLICANDWIRGSNIINVEENTEEMAKLEEDIGGLTISKEGTTIES